The proteins below come from a single Oscillatoria sp. FACHB-1407 genomic window:
- a CDS encoding sll0787 family AIR synthase-like protein encodes MLSALVAQLRQSLGILHKQDIQTAATRLNLGSNAIQLGDDCAAIPDGDGYLLFAAEGMLPLLVESEPWFAGWCGVLVSVSDIYAMGGRPIAVVDALWSTSAEATHPIWQGMTAAAQTYSVPIVGGHTNCHSPYNALSVAILGRAKQLITSFNAQPGDALMVAIDFRGKPHPKYPFWDAATRADPVQLRADLALLPDLAESGLCDAGKDISMGGIVGTLLMLLETSNCGAVLNVDQVPCPTGLDLDRWLVSFPSYGFLLSVRGDRVAEVQAHFRQRDLVCEVIGTVEPTHQLELRSHSESAVFWDFTQQPLTGFAPR; translated from the coding sequence ATGCTCTCAGCCCTAGTTGCCCAGTTACGCCAATCTCTCGGCATCCTGCACAAACAAGATATCCAAACCGCAGCAACACGATTGAATTTGGGTTCAAATGCAATTCAACTGGGGGATGACTGTGCCGCAATTCCCGATGGTGACGGCTATCTCCTCTTTGCAGCGGAGGGAATGTTACCTTTGCTAGTGGAGTCGGAACCCTGGTTTGCTGGGTGGTGTGGAGTCTTGGTTAGTGTCAGTGATATTTACGCGATGGGGGGGCGTCCGATCGCCGTTGTTGATGCGTTGTGGAGTACGTCTGCCGAGGCAACACACCCTATCTGGCAAGGCATGACGGCTGCCGCCCAAACCTATAGTGTCCCCATTGTGGGAGGGCATACCAATTGCCATAGTCCTTACAATGCTTTGTCCGTAGCGATTTTGGGACGCGCCAAGCAGCTTATTACCAGTTTCAACGCCCAACCGGGTGACGCTCTAATGGTGGCGATCGACTTCCGGGGTAAGCCCCACCCCAAATATCCCTTCTGGGATGCGGCTACCAGAGCTGACCCTGTGCAACTCCGGGCTGATCTTGCATTGCTGCCAGACCTGGCAGAATCGGGCTTGTGTGATGCGGGGAAAGATATCAGCATGGGTGGCATTGTAGGTACGCTTCTGATGCTGTTGGAAACCTCTAATTGTGGTGCCGTTTTGAATGTGGATCAGGTGCCCTGTCCTACAGGGCTAGACCTCGATCGCTGGTTAGTTAGCTTTCCCAGTTATGGATTTCTGTTAAGTGTGCGTGGCGATCGCGTTGCTGAAGTACAAGCCCATTTTCGCCAACGGGATTTAGTGTGTGAAGTGATCGGCACGGTGGAACCAACGCATCAACTCGAACTGCGATCGCACTCTGAATCTGCTGTGTTTTGGGACTTTACCCAACAACCTCTTACCGGATTTGCACCCCGTTAG
- a CDS encoding 50S ribosomal protein L11 methyltransferase, whose translation MSWTELIIHTTHEAVDWVSTLLASIDYRGEMYVRDYTGDLSVHPEEDQPDWAFTIHLYLPGQTPQVQLEAIHDTLFPLQRIGLVTLAESVVLQEKPSDMASVHRQSHRIGNHFVILPENAPHPHQTSDDVILHLGDSLAFGSGLHPATMLSLQLLERYVTPAMQTLDLGSGTGILSVAMAKLGAQVLALDNDPVAVQATQDSIQRNHIDQQVTVFEGSLGSGSQMGHWMGGDLEANVRTFSPAHDFDLIVANILARIHMALAPDLHKALRRNAPHQGILITAGFTTDYQDEVKAALTDAGFESIDAAQQDEWIALVHRLKA comes from the coding sequence ATGTCCTGGACAGAGTTAATCATCCACACCACCCATGAAGCTGTCGATTGGGTCAGCACCTTGTTAGCCTCCATCGACTACAGGGGTGAGATGTATGTCAGGGATTACACAGGCGACCTCTCTGTGCACCCTGAGGAGGATCAACCCGATTGGGCATTCACCATTCACCTCTATCTCCCAGGACAAACCCCTCAAGTCCAACTAGAAGCCATTCACGACACTCTCTTTCCGCTTCAGCGCATCGGGTTGGTTACACTGGCTGAAAGTGTGGTGCTGCAAGAAAAACCATCCGATATGGCATCGGTTCATCGGCAGAGCCATCGCATCGGCAACCACTTTGTCATCCTTCCCGAAAATGCTCCCCATCCGCATCAAACCTCCGATGATGTCATCCTCCACCTAGGAGACAGTCTTGCCTTTGGCAGTGGGCTACATCCGGCGACAATGCTCAGTCTGCAACTGTTAGAGCGGTATGTAACGCCTGCTATGCAGACTCTCGATCTCGGTTCAGGTACGGGGATCTTGAGCGTTGCTATGGCGAAATTGGGGGCACAGGTTCTCGCTCTGGACAACGATCCGGTGGCAGTACAGGCAACGCAGGATAGCATCCAACGGAATCACATTGACCAGCAAGTAACGGTTTTTGAAGGCAGTTTAGGGTCAGGAAGCCAGATGGGACACTGGATGGGGGGCGACTTAGAAGCCAACGTCCGTACCTTTAGCCCAGCCCACGATTTTGACTTAATTGTTGCCAATATCCTGGCGCGGATTCACATGGCACTGGCTCCAGATCTGCATAAAGCACTGCGACGCAACGCGCCTCACCAGGGCATTTTGATCACTGCTGGATTTACCACCGATTACCAGGACGAGGTCAAGGCTGCCTTAACCGATGCTGGTTTTGAATCGATCGATGCTGCCCAACAAGACGAGTGGATTGCTCTGGTACACCGCTTAAAAGCTTAG
- a CDS encoding AAA-like domain-containing protein has protein sequence MQTVVTQFRPMRERDGDYPKGETATHHSISFEVALNVADAAVFAKASRHLKTIEVAVLKGVWQGYKYDAIAEENGYTPEYIKHDVGPTLWQLLSSSLGEKVSKTNLVAVLTRKATTEDAPVEAQLLTPPVPELESPVGLVPLDSKFYIDRPPIETHCYEEITHPGALIRIKAPTQMGKTSLMVRILAHAKQHPFASDPTKTVATVALSLQQADSAVFVDIDRFLRWFCAAITRKLQLSNRVDDFWSATFGSKSNCTAYFEDCVLSEIQGPLIIALDQVDEVFSHPEIADDFFALLRSWYEESAYGDSGNPLWQQVRLVIVHSTEVYLPLDINKSPFNVGVAIELKEFTSEQVADLAQRHGLTLSQSELAELMQLVSGHPYLLRRAFYHLAQQELTLAQLLETAATHAGIYRDHLHRHLRNLQEHPPLRTAFERVIQTSEPVELEQLLAFKLHSMGLVSLRGNYVVPSCELYRQYFKTHLAIAP, from the coding sequence ATGCAAACTGTAGTAACCCAATTTAGACCCATGCGAGAGAGGGATGGCGATTATCCTAAAGGAGAAACGGCCACACATCACTCCATATCCTTTGAAGTCGCTCTCAACGTAGCTGATGCGGCTGTGTTTGCCAAAGCCTCCAGGCATCTTAAAACCATTGAGGTAGCTGTCTTAAAAGGGGTTTGGCAGGGGTATAAGTACGATGCGATCGCCGAAGAAAATGGGTATACGCCCGAATATATTAAACATGATGTTGGCCCCACTCTGTGGCAGTTACTCTCGTCCAGCCTGGGGGAAAAGGTCAGCAAGACTAATCTTGTGGCGGTGCTAACCCGCAAAGCCACGACTGAGGATGCGCCAGTTGAAGCGCAGTTGCTTACCCCCCCAGTGCCTGAGTTAGAGTCACCCGTCGGACTAGTGCCTCTCGACTCAAAGTTTTACATCGATCGCCCCCCAATTGAAACCCACTGCTACGAAGAAATCACCCACCCCGGTGCCCTGATCCGCATCAAAGCCCCTACCCAGATGGGCAAAACGTCCCTCATGGTTCGGATTTTGGCTCATGCCAAACAACATCCCTTTGCCTCAGACCCAACCAAAACCGTTGCGACCGTAGCCCTGAGTTTACAGCAGGCGGATAGCGCGGTGTTTGTTGACATTGATCGCTTTTTACGCTGGTTTTGTGCTGCTATCACCCGCAAATTACAACTCTCAAACCGGGTTGATGACTTCTGGAGTGCCACCTTTGGCAGTAAAAGCAACTGCACGGCTTACTTTGAAGACTGTGTTTTGTCTGAGATCCAGGGCCCTCTGATCATTGCGCTCGATCAGGTGGATGAGGTGTTTTCCCATCCGGAAATCGCCGATGACTTCTTTGCTCTGTTGCGCTCCTGGTATGAGGAATCGGCTTACGGAGACAGCGGCAATCCACTCTGGCAACAGGTTCGGTTAGTGATCGTACACTCAACAGAGGTCTATCTACCGCTCGATATCAACAAGTCTCCCTTCAATGTGGGAGTGGCGATCGAGCTAAAGGAATTTACCTCAGAACAGGTGGCTGATCTAGCACAACGTCACGGGTTAACACTATCTCAATCGGAGTTAGCTGAGTTGATGCAGCTTGTTTCAGGACACCCCTATTTGCTACGACGCGCTTTCTATCACCTGGCTCAGCAAGAGTTAACCCTGGCTCAGCTTCTAGAAACCGCTGCCACCCATGCTGGAATCTACCGGGATCACTTGCATCGGCATCTGCGCAACTTGCAAGAACATCCCCCCTTGAGAACTGCCTTTGAGCGGGTCATCCAGACGTCAGAGCCAGTTGAGCTAGAACAACTCCTGGCATTTAAGTTACACAGCATGGGGTTAGTTTCTCTGCGTGGCAACTACGTAGTGCCCAGTTGTGAGTTATATCGACAATATTTCAAAACACATTTGGCGATCGCCCCTTAA
- a CDS encoding DUF4278 domain-containing protein → MQLHYRGQIYSYPYTEQTQVSTFQPLCIYRGVKTSATPVTPTPTVSSVTPLRYRGIPYLPTLVAQFN, encoded by the coding sequence ATGCAACTACACTATCGTGGTCAAATCTACAGCTATCCTTACACTGAGCAAACTCAAGTTTCTACTTTTCAACCACTTTGCATCTACCGTGGTGTTAAGACCAGTGCTACTCCTGTTACTCCCACACCAACAGTTTCTAGTGTAACTCCCCTGCGCTATCGTGGTATTCCCTATCTGCCAACTCTAGTGGCACAGTTCAACTAA
- a CDS encoding DUF4278 domain-containing protein encodes MQLRYRGQTYSYPYTEQVPVSNIQALRIYRGVRTDIAPVTPEVTVPEVTSLRYRGIYYLRTLTPAFN; translated from the coding sequence ATGCAACTGAGATACCGTGGTCAAACCTACAGCTACCCTTACACTGAGCAAGTTCCAGTTTCTAACATTCAAGCTCTTCGTATCTATCGTGGTGTTAGAACAGATATTGCTCCTGTCACTCCCGAAGTAACTGTTCCTGAGGTGACCTCGTTACGCTATCGCGGTATTTACTATCTCCGGACTCTAACTCCAGCATTCAATTAA
- a CDS encoding asparagine synthase-related protein, which translates to MANFLAVLDPNGDRRSAYIKSITPQIAPVPGLVTRSLASHDLVVVWAANPQAPISCESDTDEITVIWGDAIPPGAYQRINAAELQRKWHGEPSTYPAFDGYYAALTYHAQQGMTVGADLLGFFPIYYYSSQDVVLVGSSPELFRHHPLVQPQFNPQALVSILMLQSLIGGQTLWNGVQRLGAGNLLVWHPESSLQEVQQYRIPCFQAQVEQAGYDKLSFDEQLECLDAALDQAIARHAPASDRCSFLFSGGLDSRMLAGYLHRHGASPLAITLGNSSDLEMECAKTVARRLGFEHRQASVPLSKYPHYADLMVRWEQLATGPYGVTGVDWDSASYLQQAPNRVMTGFVMDRVICGTRTASGAFAANFARSNKKSLPVPTLQRLLRPDIAKFIPETIAYLEEDYNRYSDLEFQQAWSFSLYYQNRFGVASKAWRFSFGGWPILPVLDQQLLAIASVMPAATTSQRRAQRALVKTRFPDLARLPLDHNAFNVEPLLSDGDRHRLRPLQTLQQHWHKVQQRLGYERRYYYRIFSINNAGWRKIRQQVEPYRQTVSDLFNTDVLNELLPPPHKPIPLQSDVIIESLRLQMLLCFLLWANKNL; encoded by the coding sequence GTGGCTAATTTTCTTGCTGTTCTTGACCCGAATGGCGATCGCCGTTCAGCCTATATCAAGTCGATTACTCCACAGATTGCCCCTGTGCCAGGGCTAGTTACGCGATCGCTGGCAAGTCATGATTTAGTCGTGGTTTGGGCAGCAAATCCTCAAGCTCCGATCAGTTGTGAGAGTGATACAGACGAGATCACAGTGATATGGGGAGATGCAATTCCGCCTGGAGCCTATCAGCGAATCAATGCAGCGGAGCTACAAAGAAAATGGCACGGTGAGCCATCGACCTATCCTGCCTTTGATGGCTATTATGCTGCACTGACTTATCATGCTCAGCAGGGTATGACGGTTGGTGCCGACCTGTTAGGTTTCTTTCCGATCTACTATTACAGTTCTCAAGATGTTGTGTTGGTCGGTTCTAGCCCAGAACTGTTTCGCCATCACCCATTGGTGCAACCTCAGTTCAATCCGCAAGCCTTAGTCAGCATTTTGATGTTGCAATCGCTTATCGGCGGACAAACCCTCTGGAATGGCGTACAGCGACTCGGTGCTGGTAATCTGTTGGTGTGGCACCCTGAATCATCTCTTCAGGAGGTGCAGCAATATCGCATTCCCTGTTTTCAAGCGCAGGTTGAACAGGCTGGATACGATAAGTTGTCGTTTGATGAACAGCTTGAGTGTTTGGATGCCGCACTCGACCAAGCGATCGCCCGTCATGCACCCGCGAGCGATCGCTGTAGTTTTCTCTTTTCAGGTGGGTTAGATTCTCGCATGTTGGCAGGCTACCTGCATCGTCATGGGGCATCCCCGTTGGCAATAACCCTGGGCAACTCAAGCGATTTGGAAATGGAGTGCGCCAAGACAGTAGCCCGTCGTCTGGGGTTTGAACATCGGCAGGCATCCGTGCCTCTGTCCAAGTATCCGCACTATGCCGATCTGATGGTGCGTTGGGAGCAGTTGGCAACCGGACCCTACGGAGTGACAGGTGTAGATTGGGATTCGGCTTCCTATTTGCAACAGGCTCCTAACCGTGTGATGACTGGATTTGTGATGGATCGGGTAATTTGTGGAACGCGGACTGCTTCTGGAGCTTTTGCTGCCAATTTTGCCCGTTCAAACAAGAAAAGCCTCCCGGTGCCTACCTTACAACGCTTGCTGCGTCCTGATATTGCCAAGTTCATCCCAGAGACAATTGCCTATCTAGAAGAGGATTACAACCGTTATTCTGATTTAGAGTTTCAGCAAGCCTGGAGTTTTAGCCTGTATTATCAAAATCGTTTTGGGGTCGCCAGTAAGGCATGGCGGTTTTCGTTTGGTGGGTGGCCTATTTTGCCCGTTCTCGATCAGCAACTTTTGGCGATCGCGTCGGTTATGCCTGCGGCTACGACCAGTCAACGCCGCGCCCAGCGAGCTTTAGTTAAAACGCGATTTCCCGATCTTGCTCGTCTGCCGTTAGATCATAATGCTTTTAATGTCGAGCCATTGTTGTCAGATGGCGATCGCCACCGTCTTCGCCCATTGCAGACACTGCAACAGCACTGGCACAAAGTGCAACAACGACTGGGGTATGAACGTCGTTATTACTACCGGATTTTTTCAATTAACAATGCCGGATGGCGCAAGATTCGCCAGCAGGTAGAGCCATATCGTCAGACCGTGAGCGATCTTTTCAACACGGATGTCCTGAATGAACTGCTGCCACCGCCTCACAAACCTATCCCCCTTCAATCAGACGTCATTATTGAGTCCTTGCGCTTACAAATGCTGCTATGTTTTCTGCTGTGGGCAAATAAGAACCTATGA
- a CDS encoding MSMEG_0568 family radical SAM protein translates to MDKQRIITELQSHGLRLVEEVGASGRRGGAGPSDHKAVTVDGTTVMVPIFTDTAAQSPYTATLSTTEQVMLECAGEAIAPIEFPKQPKFYSLTTADGIPYWKIALLHSHDVLATTVLQTCMRYRDPATACQFCAIEKSLDADRTIARKTPAQLAEVAEAAVRLDGVKHMVMTTGTPNTSDRGAAYLTECARAIKARVDLPIQAQCEPPDDFAWFARMKAAGIDSLGMHLEAVDPDVRARIMPGKATVPVEIYLEAFTAAVEVFGWGQVSTYLLAGLGDSLETLTSMCDRLIDLGVYPFVVPFVPITNTPLAQQPAPSSDFMFALYQHVGDRLRRSGMASADIKAGCAKCGACSALSTFESKSSECTSTNRYDAAALHV, encoded by the coding sequence ATGGACAAACAGCGCATCATCACAGAATTACAATCGCATGGACTCCGCTTAGTAGAAGAGGTTGGGGCTTCAGGTCGGCGCGGTGGTGCAGGTCCATCAGACCATAAGGCGGTGACAGTAGATGGAACCACCGTTATGGTGCCTATCTTCACGGATACAGCCGCCCAGTCGCCTTACACCGCAACGCTTTCGACCACTGAACAGGTGATGCTGGAATGTGCCGGAGAGGCGATCGCCCCAATTGAATTTCCCAAGCAACCCAAGTTTTATAGCCTCACTACAGCCGATGGCATTCCCTATTGGAAGATTGCACTGCTCCACAGTCACGATGTGCTAGCAACCACCGTGTTGCAGACCTGTATGCGCTATCGTGACCCGGCAACCGCCTGTCAATTTTGCGCGATCGAAAAGTCGCTGGATGCTGATCGCACGATCGCCCGCAAGACTCCTGCTCAATTGGCAGAAGTCGCAGAAGCCGCTGTCCGACTGGATGGCGTGAAACACATGGTGATGACGACAGGCACTCCCAACACGAGCGATCGCGGAGCCGCATATCTGACAGAATGCGCCAGAGCCATTAAAGCCCGTGTGGATCTGCCGATTCAGGCGCAGTGTGAACCCCCTGACGATTTTGCCTGGTTTGCCCGGATGAAAGCCGCTGGTATCGACAGTTTAGGAATGCACCTGGAAGCGGTTGATCCCGATGTGCGCGCCCGAATTATGCCGGGGAAAGCGACTGTACCTGTAGAAATTTACCTGGAGGCGTTCACCGCAGCCGTTGAGGTGTTTGGTTGGGGGCAGGTCAGCACGTACCTGTTGGCGGGTCTGGGCGACTCGCTGGAAACCCTGACGAGTATGTGCGATCGCCTGATTGATCTGGGTGTTTACCCATTTGTCGTACCCTTTGTACCCATTACTAACACTCCACTGGCGCAACAGCCCGCCCCCAGCAGCGATTTCATGTTTGCCCTGTATCAACATGTTGGCGATCGCCTCCGTCGTTCTGGCATGGCTTCTGCTGATATTAAAGCGGGTTGTGCCAAGTGTGGTGCCTGTTCTGCTCTGTCTACTTTTGAATCCAAGTCTTCTGAATGCACTTCCACAAACCGTTATGATGCCGCAGCGTTACACGTTTAA
- a CDS encoding ABC transporter ATP-binding protein yields MTTMIWMQGITKTYRLGEVTVPALKHIDLTIAQGEYVAIMGASGSGKSTLMNIIGCLDRPTTGHYVLEGRNLTTFGNDELAYVRNQRIGFVFQQFNLLSRCTALENVMLPMVYANIPQPQRRQYAIQALTRVGLGDRLWNRPNQLSGGQQQRVAIARALVNRPALVLADEPTGALDTETSKEIMNLLHELNQRGITIVLVTHDPDVAAQTHRIIRVQDGLIQRSPVPKASSGKAWITR; encoded by the coding sequence ATGACAACCATGATTTGGATGCAGGGAATTACGAAAACTTACCGTTTGGGTGAAGTTACCGTCCCTGCCTTAAAACACATTGACCTAACCATTGCCCAAGGTGAGTATGTCGCCATTATGGGGGCATCTGGCTCTGGAAAATCGACATTGATGAACATCATTGGCTGTCTCGATCGCCCCACAACGGGTCACTACGTTCTAGAGGGCAGAAATTTGACCACCTTTGGTAATGATGAATTGGCTTATGTTCGCAATCAACGCATCGGCTTTGTGTTCCAGCAATTCAACCTGTTATCCCGTTGCACTGCGCTGGAAAATGTCATGTTGCCCATGGTCTACGCCAACATCCCCCAGCCCCAACGACGGCAGTACGCCATTCAAGCTCTAACACGAGTGGGACTGGGCGATCGCCTCTGGAACCGTCCCAACCAACTCTCCGGTGGACAACAACAACGGGTCGCGATCGCTCGTGCTCTGGTCAACCGCCCTGCTCTGGTGCTGGCAGACGAACCAACAGGCGCATTGGATACCGAGACGTCTAAAGAAATTATGAACCTGCTTCACGAACTCAATCAACGGGGCATCACGATCGTGCTGGTCACCCACGACCCAGACGTCGCTGCCCAAACCCACCGGATTATTCGAGTTCAAGATGGTCTAATTCAGCGATCGCCAGTGCCCAAAGCGTCTTCGGGTAAAGCTTGGATAACAAGATAG
- a CDS encoding AAA-like domain-containing protein has translation MSPNSTYQYQVGGRLPVDAPSYVVRQADQELYASLKEGKFCYVLNCRQMGKSSLRVQVSKQLEAEGIACATVDLSGIGNREITLDQWYADIILRLVRSFQLASQFNVRSWLAERQAFSPVGRLGEFLMDVLPTLVAKPIVIFFDEIDSTLNLPFDTDDFFALIRSCHEQNRLTFALLGVATPTDLIADKTRTPFNIGHAIQLNGFRLTEVQPLERGLVGKVDDPATVLKEILMWTEGQPFLTQKLCQLIVQNQNCNFETPTLVSEFDFQLQTLMRKLLSEPKAIAQQVAEMVESCLIENWVSQDEPPHLRTIRDRLLVNEQRASRLLSLYQQILRHGKIPVDDSPEQRELLLSGLVVKRLGSLQVYNRVYQAVFNLEWVERQLMTLRPYADLLSAWGASNYEDESQLLQGQALQEAQAWAEGKNLSTQDYQFFAASLQRENRLLKIALKEAEHQHHSTLGLRLGYREIGLILMALSVGWAIARFWSN, from the coding sequence ATGTCACCAAACTCAACCTACCAATATCAAGTCGGGGGACGTTTGCCAGTGGATGCTCCCAGTTATGTTGTGCGGCAAGCAGATCAGGAATTATATGCATCCCTTAAAGAGGGGAAATTTTGTTATGTGTTGAATTGCCGCCAGATGGGGAAATCGAGTCTGCGCGTCCAGGTGTCAAAGCAGCTTGAAGCCGAGGGCATTGCTTGTGCCACGGTGGATTTATCGGGCATCGGCAACCGGGAGATCACGCTGGATCAGTGGTATGCCGACATCATTTTGCGGTTGGTTCGTAGCTTTCAACTTGCCAGTCAGTTTAACGTGCGATCGTGGTTGGCAGAACGGCAAGCCTTCTCGCCCGTGGGGCGATTGGGTGAATTTTTGATGGATGTGTTGCCAACTTTGGTAGCAAAACCGATTGTGATTTTTTTTGATGAGATTGACAGCACGCTCAATTTGCCGTTTGATACCGATGATTTTTTTGCGTTGATTCGCTCTTGCCATGAACAGAATCGCCTCACCTTTGCGCTGTTGGGGGTGGCAACCCCAACCGATTTAATCGCAGACAAAACCCGCACTCCCTTTAATATCGGTCATGCGATTCAACTCAATGGCTTTCGCTTGACTGAAGTGCAACCACTCGAACGGGGGTTAGTGGGCAAAGTCGATGATCCGGCTACCGTGCTTAAAGAAATTTTGATGTGGACAGAAGGACAGCCCTTCTTAACGCAAAAGCTCTGTCAATTGATTGTGCAGAATCAGAACTGCAATTTTGAAACTCCAACCCTGGTGTCTGAGTTTGACTTTCAACTGCAAACGCTGATGCGAAAGCTATTGTCAGAGCCAAAAGCGATCGCCCAACAAGTGGCTGAGATGGTTGAGTCCTGCCTGATCGAAAACTGGGTGTCACAAGATGAGCCACCCCATTTGCGAACCATTCGCGATCGCCTGCTCGTCAACGAACAACGCGCCAGTCGGTTGCTCAGCCTCTATCAACAAATTTTGCGCCATGGCAAGATTCCGGTGGATGACTCCCCGGAGCAGCGAGAGTTGTTGTTGTCGGGTCTGGTGGTCAAACGGTTGGGATCGTTGCAGGTTTATAACCGTGTCTATCAGGCAGTGTTTAATTTGGAGTGGGTAGAACGCCAACTCATGACGCTGCGCCCTTACGCCGATCTGCTTAGTGCCTGGGGAGCCTCAAACTACGAGGATGAGTCTCAATTGCTGCAAGGGCAAGCCTTGCAGGAGGCGCAGGCATGGGCAGAAGGGAAAAACTTGAGCACTCAGGACTACCAATTTTTTGCAGCCAGCTTACAGCGGGAAAATCGGCTGTTGAAGATTGCCCTCAAGGAGGCAGAGCATCAGCACCACTCAACCCTGGGGTTACGGTTGGGGTATCGAGAGATTGGGTTGATTTTGATGGCGTTGAGTGTGGGATGGGCGATCGCCCGGTTCTGGTCAAACTAA
- a CDS encoding MSMEG_0567/Sll0786 family nitrogen starvation N-acetyltransferase, with product MMPQRYTFKLAVSPSDVKAYFALRRSIFCQEQGLFDDSDMDEIDRYAYPIVAIAHDTPFTTMVVGVVRIYEPEPGLWYGGRLGVHPDYRRVGQIGKGLIYKAVTTANTWGCHRFLATVQQQNVRFFQRWHWRSLEEITVCDRPHHLMEADLEYYPPTNEPRPILPFSAKEAS from the coding sequence ATGATGCCGCAGCGTTACACGTTTAAACTTGCCGTTTCTCCCAGTGATGTCAAGGCTTACTTTGCTCTGCGTCGTTCCATCTTCTGCCAAGAACAGGGGTTGTTTGATGACAGCGACATGGATGAGATTGATCGATACGCTTACCCGATTGTGGCGATCGCCCATGACACCCCCTTTACAACGATGGTGGTGGGTGTTGTGCGGATTTATGAGCCAGAGCCAGGGTTGTGGTATGGCGGGCGGTTGGGCGTTCATCCCGACTATCGGCGTGTTGGGCAAATTGGCAAAGGACTGATTTACAAAGCTGTTACCACAGCTAACACCTGGGGATGCCACCGCTTTTTAGCGACCGTGCAGCAGCAAAACGTCCGTTTCTTTCAACGGTGGCACTGGCGATCGCTCGAAGAGATTACCGTGTGCGATCGCCCCCACCACCTGATGGAAGCCGATTTGGAATATTATCCCCCCACCAATGAACCGCGCCCCATCCTGCCTTTTTCGGCAAAAGAAGCTTCATAG